A window of Oncorhynchus kisutch isolate 150728-3 linkage group LG10, Okis_V2, whole genome shotgun sequence contains these coding sequences:
- the LOC109898282 gene encoding interleukin-3 receptor class 2 subunit beta-like isoform X2, translated as MFFCSRGPVLLRSPGNMLIFWMSCGSLLPLLVLCYNGKDRCTIQENKQYHVSPVLESLRCYNDYSSYVRCSWEESPHASSQALLSLYYWDDTENRESLCKPYGQPALNANNSKLTAQCQYNTRDFGINTNHVFFFNTSCPPALLLSKNLRVRPPVHLSQQPVERGVRLLSWESPYPPTSLLTPTLNYQVNYRRSNQDDWTAVKVQDTQLSLEPEAQVPGCQYEAKVRAKGEMGLWSEWSSLVTWMTEDDPVPGPSSAQCVVDDEKVVTCSWEVKRDLAQFLTFHLSCKRNHTAPAQKCCVNTMVSAPSRGPMLKYSCSFPVPDSEQLEVELIPTCNSKTFKTHKNIRPNRPLHVQIEARDGNWILKWNPPKSNFELTYQVHYWSNDTQEDTRFLNVSQGSLSLSILGGSLRPSECYLVKVRALVVPGRGDTFEGPPSEWTDPVEWTSQPASWSITTFLYVFISVLVAIVFITLYVTIPACHRRLVLWEVSVPSPLKSKALGEVIKSPDRLLFPESERSENTYICSVQRLESREDISLCFSCSSDNPLWLTPNVKANGLFHSITKEEWKKYDPNFSSILLLSVDRSCPPALDSSGFSFSGPYILCGDSSLAPSEFLSLEPPCEESDNTLSNSDPSSPPSSERSAPSPLESSEGYVAMPQVSAVLSRSTTDDSKNIGNNNGNNVVIMAWPKSELLPPQPSSMSTCSPPSENEDPPPAYMPTTTTPFTLPPVDPTLHTSGYCFLPALQALGGWGHVQSSGPPKGGSQEQQAGRRERRQEEQCKEDPYPRLSQLAT; from the exons ATGTTCTTCTGCTCCAGGGGACCTGTCCTCCTGCGCTCCCCAGGAAACATGCTTATCTTCTGGATGTCTTGTGgatcacttctccctctcctggtCCTCTGCTATAATGGAAAAGACCGCTGCACAATCCAGGAGAACAAACAATATCATG tGTCCCCTGTGCTTGAGTCCCTGCGCTGCTACAATGACTACAGCTCCTACGTCCGCTGTAGCTGGGAAGAGAGTCCACACGCGTCCTCACAAGCCCTGTTATCCCTATACTACTGGGACGACACTGAGAACCG tgAGTCCCTGTGTAAACCCTATGGTCAGCCAGCATTGAATGCCAACAACAGCAAGCTCACCGCCCAGTGTCAGTACAACACTCGTGACTTTGGCATCAATACCAACCATGTCTTCTTCTTCAATACCTCCTGTCCCCCTGCCCTGCTTCTGTCTAAGAATT TGAGGGTGCGTCCACCAGTCCATTTATCACAGCAGCCTGTAGAGAGAGGGGTCCGTTTGCTCAGCTGGGAAAGCCCCTACCCCCCAACGTCCCTCCTGACCCCCACTCTCAACTATCAGGTCAACTACAGGAGGTCTAACCAGGATGACTGGACA GCAGTGAAGGTTCAAGACACCCAGCTGAGTTTGGAGCCTGAAGCTCAGGTGCCTGGCTGCCAGTATGAGGCCAAGGTTAGGGCAAAGGGGGAGATGGGACTGTGGAGTGAGTGGAGCTCTCTAGTGACCTGGATGACTGAGGACG ACCCTGTGCCAGGCCCCTCCAGTGCGCAGTGTGTGGTGGATGACGAGAAAGTGGTGACATGCAGCTGGGAGGTGAAGAGAGACCTGGCACAGTTCCTTACCTTCCATCTGTCCTGCAAACGCAACCACACTGCACC AGCCCAGAAATGCTGTGTTAACACCATGGTCAGCGCTCCGTCCAGGGGTCCAATGCTCAAATACAGCTGCTCCTTCCCTGTCCCAGACTCAGAACAGCTAGAGGTGGAGCTCATCCCCACATGCAACAGCAAAACGTTTAAAACACATAAAAACA TTCGTCCAAACCGTCCACTCCACGTGCAGATAGAAGCGAGAGATGGGAACTGGATTCTAAAATGGAATCCGCCAAAATCTAATTTTGAACTCACCTATCAGGTGCACTACTGGAGTAATGACACTCAG GAGGATACTAGGTTCCTCAATGTCTCCCAGGggtccctctcactctccatcctgGGGGGGTCCCTGCGCCCCTCTGAGTGCTACCTGGTTAAGGTGAGAGCCCTGGTGGTCCCGGGAAGGGGTGATACTTTCGAAGGACCCCCTTCAGAATGGACCGATCCAGTGGAGTGGACCTCACAACCAG CTTCCTGGTCCATCACCACCTTCCTCTACGTCTTCATCAGTGTACTGGTGGCCATTGTCTTCATCACTCTATATGTTACCATACCAGCCTGTCACAG GAGGCTAGTCTTGTGGGAGGTGTCTGTCCCGTCGCCCCTCAAGAGCAAGGCACTGGGAGAGGTCATTAAG TCTCCTGATAGGTTGTTATTTCCCGAGAGTGAGAGAAGTGAAAATACCTACATCTGCAGCGTACAGAGACTGGAGAGCAGGGAGGATATCAGTCTCTGCTTTAGCTG CTCTTCAGATAATCCATTGTGGTTGACCCCAAATGTAAAGGCCAATGGACTGTTCCATTCCATTACCAAGGAGGAGTGGAAGAAGTATGACCCAAACTTTTCCTCAATACTTCTGTTGTCTGTGGACAGATCTTGCCCTCCTGCTCTAGACTCATCCGGATTCAGCTTCAGTGGCCCTTACATCTTGTGTGGTGACAGTTCACTGGCGCCGAGTGAGTTTCTGAGTCTGGAGCCTCCCTGTGAGGAGTCCGAcaacactctctctaactctgacccctcttctcccccctcctcggAGAGGTCTGCCCCATCCCCCTTGGAGTCGAGTGAGGGCTATGTGGCGATGCCTCAGGTCAGTGCTGTCCTGTCCAGATCAACAACGGACGACAGTAAGAACATTGGTAACAACAACGGCAACAATGTCGTTATCATGGCATGGCCCAAGTCAGAGCTCCTCCCACCCCAACCTAGCTCTATGTCCACCTGCTCACCACCCAGTGAGAATGAAGACCCTCCTCCAGCGTACAtgcctaccaccaccacccccttcaCCTTGCCCCCAGTGGACCCTACCCTACATACCTCTGGGTACTGCTTTCTCCCGGCTCTACAGGCACTTGGGGGCTGGGGCCATGTGCAGTCTTCTGGGCCACCTAAAGGGGGCAGTCAAGAGCAgcaggcagggaggagagagaggaggcaggaggagcAGTGCAAGGAGGATCCCTATCCCAGACTGTCCCAGCTAGCCACTTAG
- the LOC109898282 gene encoding interleukin-3 receptor class 2 subunit beta-like isoform X1, which yields MFFCSRGPVLLRSPGNMLIFWMSCGSLLPLLVLCYNGKDRCTIQENKQYHVSPVLESLRCYNDYSSYVRCSWEESPHASSQALLSLYYWDDTENRESLCKPYGQPALNANNSKLTAQCQYNTRDFGINTNHVFFFNTSCPPALLLSKNLRVRPPVHLSQQPVERGVRLLSWESPYPPTSLLTPTLNYQVNYRRSNQDDWTAVKVQDTQLSLEPEAQVPGCQYEAKVRAKGEMGLWSEWSSLVTWMTEDDPVPGPSSAQCVVDDEKVVTCSWEVKRDLAQFLTFHLSCKRNHTAPAQKCCVNTMVSAPSRGPMLKYSCSFPVPDSEQLEVELIPTCNSKTFKTHKNIRPNRPLHVQIEARDGNWILKWNPPKSNFELTYQVHYWSNDTQEDTRFLNVSQGSLSLSILGGSLRPSECYLVKVRALVVPGRGDTFEGPPSEWTDPVEWTSQPASWSITTFLYVFISVLVAIVFITLYVTIPACHRRLVLWEVSVPSPLKSKALGEVIKKSPDRLLFPESERSENTYICSVQRLESREDISLCFSCSSDNPLWLTPNVKANGLFHSITKEEWKKYDPNFSSILLLSVDRSCPPALDSSGFSFSGPYILCGDSSLAPSEFLSLEPPCEESDNTLSNSDPSSPPSSERSAPSPLESSEGYVAMPQVSAVLSRSTTDDSKNIGNNNGNNVVIMAWPKSELLPPQPSSMSTCSPPSENEDPPPAYMPTTTTPFTLPPVDPTLHTSGYCFLPALQALGGWGHVQSSGPPKGGSQEQQAGRRERRQEEQCKEDPYPRLSQLAT from the exons ATGTTCTTCTGCTCCAGGGGACCTGTCCTCCTGCGCTCCCCAGGAAACATGCTTATCTTCTGGATGTCTTGTGgatcacttctccctctcctggtCCTCTGCTATAATGGAAAAGACCGCTGCACAATCCAGGAGAACAAACAATATCATG tGTCCCCTGTGCTTGAGTCCCTGCGCTGCTACAATGACTACAGCTCCTACGTCCGCTGTAGCTGGGAAGAGAGTCCACACGCGTCCTCACAAGCCCTGTTATCCCTATACTACTGGGACGACACTGAGAACCG tgAGTCCCTGTGTAAACCCTATGGTCAGCCAGCATTGAATGCCAACAACAGCAAGCTCACCGCCCAGTGTCAGTACAACACTCGTGACTTTGGCATCAATACCAACCATGTCTTCTTCTTCAATACCTCCTGTCCCCCTGCCCTGCTTCTGTCTAAGAATT TGAGGGTGCGTCCACCAGTCCATTTATCACAGCAGCCTGTAGAGAGAGGGGTCCGTTTGCTCAGCTGGGAAAGCCCCTACCCCCCAACGTCCCTCCTGACCCCCACTCTCAACTATCAGGTCAACTACAGGAGGTCTAACCAGGATGACTGGACA GCAGTGAAGGTTCAAGACACCCAGCTGAGTTTGGAGCCTGAAGCTCAGGTGCCTGGCTGCCAGTATGAGGCCAAGGTTAGGGCAAAGGGGGAGATGGGACTGTGGAGTGAGTGGAGCTCTCTAGTGACCTGGATGACTGAGGACG ACCCTGTGCCAGGCCCCTCCAGTGCGCAGTGTGTGGTGGATGACGAGAAAGTGGTGACATGCAGCTGGGAGGTGAAGAGAGACCTGGCACAGTTCCTTACCTTCCATCTGTCCTGCAAACGCAACCACACTGCACC AGCCCAGAAATGCTGTGTTAACACCATGGTCAGCGCTCCGTCCAGGGGTCCAATGCTCAAATACAGCTGCTCCTTCCCTGTCCCAGACTCAGAACAGCTAGAGGTGGAGCTCATCCCCACATGCAACAGCAAAACGTTTAAAACACATAAAAACA TTCGTCCAAACCGTCCACTCCACGTGCAGATAGAAGCGAGAGATGGGAACTGGATTCTAAAATGGAATCCGCCAAAATCTAATTTTGAACTCACCTATCAGGTGCACTACTGGAGTAATGACACTCAG GAGGATACTAGGTTCCTCAATGTCTCCCAGGggtccctctcactctccatcctgGGGGGGTCCCTGCGCCCCTCTGAGTGCTACCTGGTTAAGGTGAGAGCCCTGGTGGTCCCGGGAAGGGGTGATACTTTCGAAGGACCCCCTTCAGAATGGACCGATCCAGTGGAGTGGACCTCACAACCAG CTTCCTGGTCCATCACCACCTTCCTCTACGTCTTCATCAGTGTACTGGTGGCCATTGTCTTCATCACTCTATATGTTACCATACCAGCCTGTCACAG GAGGCTAGTCTTGTGGGAGGTGTCTGTCCCGTCGCCCCTCAAGAGCAAGGCACTGGGAGAGGTCATTAAG AAGTCTCCTGATAGGTTGTTATTTCCCGAGAGTGAGAGAAGTGAAAATACCTACATCTGCAGCGTACAGAGACTGGAGAGCAGGGAGGATATCAGTCTCTGCTTTAGCTG CTCTTCAGATAATCCATTGTGGTTGACCCCAAATGTAAAGGCCAATGGACTGTTCCATTCCATTACCAAGGAGGAGTGGAAGAAGTATGACCCAAACTTTTCCTCAATACTTCTGTTGTCTGTGGACAGATCTTGCCCTCCTGCTCTAGACTCATCCGGATTCAGCTTCAGTGGCCCTTACATCTTGTGTGGTGACAGTTCACTGGCGCCGAGTGAGTTTCTGAGTCTGGAGCCTCCCTGTGAGGAGTCCGAcaacactctctctaactctgacccctcttctcccccctcctcggAGAGGTCTGCCCCATCCCCCTTGGAGTCGAGTGAGGGCTATGTGGCGATGCCTCAGGTCAGTGCTGTCCTGTCCAGATCAACAACGGACGACAGTAAGAACATTGGTAACAACAACGGCAACAATGTCGTTATCATGGCATGGCCCAAGTCAGAGCTCCTCCCACCCCAACCTAGCTCTATGTCCACCTGCTCACCACCCAGTGAGAATGAAGACCCTCCTCCAGCGTACAtgcctaccaccaccacccccttcaCCTTGCCCCCAGTGGACCCTACCCTACATACCTCTGGGTACTGCTTTCTCCCGGCTCTACAGGCACTTGGGGGCTGGGGCCATGTGCAGTCTTCTGGGCCACCTAAAGGGGGCAGTCAAGAGCAgcaggcagggaggagagagaggaggcaggaggagcAGTGCAAGGAGGATCCCTATCCCAGACTGTCCCAGCTAGCCACTTAG
- the LOC109898282 gene encoding interleukin-3 receptor class 2 subunit beta-like isoform X3, protein MLIFWMSCGSLLPLLVLCYNGKDRCTIQENKQYHVSPVLESLRCYNDYSSYVRCSWEESPHASSQALLSLYYWDDTENRESLCKPYGQPALNANNSKLTAQCQYNTRDFGINTNHVFFFNTSCPPALLLSKNLRVRPPVHLSQQPVERGVRLLSWESPYPPTSLLTPTLNYQVNYRRSNQDDWTAVKVQDTQLSLEPEAQVPGCQYEAKVRAKGEMGLWSEWSSLVTWMTEDDPVPGPSSAQCVVDDEKVVTCSWEVKRDLAQFLTFHLSCKRNHTAPAQKCCVNTMVSAPSRGPMLKYSCSFPVPDSEQLEVELIPTCNSKTFKTHKNIRPNRPLHVQIEARDGNWILKWNPPKSNFELTYQVHYWSNDTQEDTRFLNVSQGSLSLSILGGSLRPSECYLVKVRALVVPGRGDTFEGPPSEWTDPVEWTSQPASWSITTFLYVFISVLVAIVFITLYVTIPACHRRLVLWEVSVPSPLKSKALGEVIKKSPDRLLFPESERSENTYICSVQRLESREDISLCFSCSSDNPLWLTPNVKANGLFHSITKEEWKKYDPNFSSILLLSVDRSCPPALDSSGFSFSGPYILCGDSSLAPSEFLSLEPPCEESDNTLSNSDPSSPPSSERSAPSPLESSEGYVAMPQVSAVLSRSTTDDSKNIGNNNGNNVVIMAWPKSELLPPQPSSMSTCSPPSENEDPPPAYMPTTTTPFTLPPVDPTLHTSGYCFLPALQALGGWGHVQSSGPPKGGSQEQQAGRRERRQEEQCKEDPYPRLSQLAT, encoded by the exons ATGCTTATCTTCTGGATGTCTTGTGgatcacttctccctctcctggtCCTCTGCTATAATGGAAAAGACCGCTGCACAATCCAGGAGAACAAACAATATCATG tGTCCCCTGTGCTTGAGTCCCTGCGCTGCTACAATGACTACAGCTCCTACGTCCGCTGTAGCTGGGAAGAGAGTCCACACGCGTCCTCACAAGCCCTGTTATCCCTATACTACTGGGACGACACTGAGAACCG tgAGTCCCTGTGTAAACCCTATGGTCAGCCAGCATTGAATGCCAACAACAGCAAGCTCACCGCCCAGTGTCAGTACAACACTCGTGACTTTGGCATCAATACCAACCATGTCTTCTTCTTCAATACCTCCTGTCCCCCTGCCCTGCTTCTGTCTAAGAATT TGAGGGTGCGTCCACCAGTCCATTTATCACAGCAGCCTGTAGAGAGAGGGGTCCGTTTGCTCAGCTGGGAAAGCCCCTACCCCCCAACGTCCCTCCTGACCCCCACTCTCAACTATCAGGTCAACTACAGGAGGTCTAACCAGGATGACTGGACA GCAGTGAAGGTTCAAGACACCCAGCTGAGTTTGGAGCCTGAAGCTCAGGTGCCTGGCTGCCAGTATGAGGCCAAGGTTAGGGCAAAGGGGGAGATGGGACTGTGGAGTGAGTGGAGCTCTCTAGTGACCTGGATGACTGAGGACG ACCCTGTGCCAGGCCCCTCCAGTGCGCAGTGTGTGGTGGATGACGAGAAAGTGGTGACATGCAGCTGGGAGGTGAAGAGAGACCTGGCACAGTTCCTTACCTTCCATCTGTCCTGCAAACGCAACCACACTGCACC AGCCCAGAAATGCTGTGTTAACACCATGGTCAGCGCTCCGTCCAGGGGTCCAATGCTCAAATACAGCTGCTCCTTCCCTGTCCCAGACTCAGAACAGCTAGAGGTGGAGCTCATCCCCACATGCAACAGCAAAACGTTTAAAACACATAAAAACA TTCGTCCAAACCGTCCACTCCACGTGCAGATAGAAGCGAGAGATGGGAACTGGATTCTAAAATGGAATCCGCCAAAATCTAATTTTGAACTCACCTATCAGGTGCACTACTGGAGTAATGACACTCAG GAGGATACTAGGTTCCTCAATGTCTCCCAGGggtccctctcactctccatcctgGGGGGGTCCCTGCGCCCCTCTGAGTGCTACCTGGTTAAGGTGAGAGCCCTGGTGGTCCCGGGAAGGGGTGATACTTTCGAAGGACCCCCTTCAGAATGGACCGATCCAGTGGAGTGGACCTCACAACCAG CTTCCTGGTCCATCACCACCTTCCTCTACGTCTTCATCAGTGTACTGGTGGCCATTGTCTTCATCACTCTATATGTTACCATACCAGCCTGTCACAG GAGGCTAGTCTTGTGGGAGGTGTCTGTCCCGTCGCCCCTCAAGAGCAAGGCACTGGGAGAGGTCATTAAG AAGTCTCCTGATAGGTTGTTATTTCCCGAGAGTGAGAGAAGTGAAAATACCTACATCTGCAGCGTACAGAGACTGGAGAGCAGGGAGGATATCAGTCTCTGCTTTAGCTG CTCTTCAGATAATCCATTGTGGTTGACCCCAAATGTAAAGGCCAATGGACTGTTCCATTCCATTACCAAGGAGGAGTGGAAGAAGTATGACCCAAACTTTTCCTCAATACTTCTGTTGTCTGTGGACAGATCTTGCCCTCCTGCTCTAGACTCATCCGGATTCAGCTTCAGTGGCCCTTACATCTTGTGTGGTGACAGTTCACTGGCGCCGAGTGAGTTTCTGAGTCTGGAGCCTCCCTGTGAGGAGTCCGAcaacactctctctaactctgacccctcttctcccccctcctcggAGAGGTCTGCCCCATCCCCCTTGGAGTCGAGTGAGGGCTATGTGGCGATGCCTCAGGTCAGTGCTGTCCTGTCCAGATCAACAACGGACGACAGTAAGAACATTGGTAACAACAACGGCAACAATGTCGTTATCATGGCATGGCCCAAGTCAGAGCTCCTCCCACCCCAACCTAGCTCTATGTCCACCTGCTCACCACCCAGTGAGAATGAAGACCCTCCTCCAGCGTACAtgcctaccaccaccacccccttcaCCTTGCCCCCAGTGGACCCTACCCTACATACCTCTGGGTACTGCTTTCTCCCGGCTCTACAGGCACTTGGGGGCTGGGGCCATGTGCAGTCTTCTGGGCCACCTAAAGGGGGCAGTCAAGAGCAgcaggcagggaggagagagaggaggcaggaggagcAGTGCAAGGAGGATCCCTATCCCAGACTGTCCCAGCTAGCCACTTAG